One stretch of Candidatus Eisenbacteria bacterium DNA includes these proteins:
- a CDS encoding GNAT family protein, with the protein MTSATGMKVEPVTLEGRRVRMEPLDLGRHFDGLAAVGLDDDLWRWTLNHPKTPDDLRSYLETALHEQSRGRSLPFTTFDVASGTIAGCTRFGNIDVPLRKVEIGWTWVGRPFQRSYVNTEAKYLMMRHAFESWGCVRVELKTNVLNRRSRDAMLRIGCIEEGVLRNFGISDAGVPRDTVYYSVIDREWPAVKARLEGMMAR; encoded by the coding sequence ATGACCTCCGCGACCGGGATGAAAGTGGAGCCGGTCACTCTGGAGGGGCGCCGGGTTCGGATGGAGCCGCTCGATCTCGGCCGGCACTTCGATGGACTGGCCGCGGTCGGCCTGGACGATGACCTGTGGCGCTGGACGCTCAACCATCCGAAGACGCCCGACGACCTGCGCAGCTATTTGGAGACCGCGCTCCACGAGCAGTCGCGGGGCCGCTCGCTGCCATTCACCACCTTCGATGTCGCGAGCGGGACGATCGCCGGATGCACACGCTTCGGCAACATCGACGTGCCGCTCCGCAAGGTCGAGATCGGCTGGACCTGGGTCGGGCGACCGTTCCAGCGTTCCTACGTCAACACCGAGGCCAAGTACCTGATGATGCGGCATGCCTTCGAGAGCTGGGGCTGCGTGCGGGTCGAGCTCAAGACCAACGTGCTCAACCGGCGCTCGCGGGACGCGATGCTTCGCATCGGTTGCATCGAGGAGGGCGTGCTGCGGAACTTCGGCATCAGCGACGCCGGCGTGCCGCGCGACACGGTCTACTACAGCGTGATCGACCGCGAGTGGCCCGCCGTCAAGGCGCGGCTCGAAGGCATGATGGCGCGGTGA
- a CDS encoding AAA family ATPase: MSDNQPGPRENPFAAGHDPRLVYEHDQRAEVVAGFRQALSACEPFILVTGEAGVGKTSIVTQVLTDEKAWSAFITNPALTRAELLEEICLRFGVDLPEAVSKPRLLAELERHLAEIRREDGAPVLVVDEAHNLSLELLEELRLLSNLEFKGRPLVQIVLVGLATLDARLSEPDLGQLRQRIGTHLRVRPFGGEDTWRYIHHRVTAAGGNAAEAFPDETCIEIHRLTRGVPRSINTLASHALQAAARDSEKIVTVKHVQASAAGTWLRGAAESPARPATSAATPAPAPTATPPPAPKAPAERPRPKPSAPPVAGDKPASPSPVAAEKPATEMPIAPPAKESKPATKPAAKPSAKPVSKAEPVAKTAEKPPQSEKPAPPPPAEPEPQAESLPPRSSGEPEVRDWISRFVDPDNPIQIGVRAGADTAVFLQDERDPEAEFDVAAENLAMASSTGPKAPRKAGAPPPKGGRGRRDTTWITATAGGVVVLAALVVFVPRMKSTGGAPADSAAVVAMPSQEPTPEPKERPSRRRDKTRTAAQIRVSADTAAASRPRWQGIEVATYLDPYRASAESSRLSELTGLSTRVMEASDPDGDAYRVVLGSFSSRKKAERAADDLIRRGLIDQARVVPLHLKPSAQ, from the coding sequence ATGTCCGACAACCAACCAGGCCCGCGAGAGAATCCCTTCGCGGCGGGCCACGATCCACGCCTGGTCTACGAGCACGATCAGCGCGCCGAGGTCGTCGCCGGCTTCCGCCAGGCGTTGAGCGCCTGCGAGCCGTTCATCCTGGTCACGGGCGAAGCGGGCGTTGGCAAGACATCGATCGTCACTCAGGTCCTGACCGACGAGAAAGCCTGGTCGGCGTTCATCACCAATCCGGCGCTGACCCGCGCCGAGCTGCTCGAGGAGATCTGCCTGCGCTTCGGCGTCGATCTGCCCGAGGCGGTCTCGAAGCCGCGATTGCTGGCCGAGCTCGAGCGTCATCTGGCCGAGATCCGTCGCGAGGACGGGGCTCCGGTGTTGGTCGTGGACGAGGCCCACAATCTGAGCCTCGAGCTGCTCGAAGAGCTGCGCCTGCTCTCGAATCTCGAGTTCAAGGGGCGGCCCCTGGTGCAGATCGTCCTGGTCGGCCTGGCGACCCTCGATGCCCGACTTTCCGAGCCCGACCTGGGGCAGCTTCGCCAGCGCATCGGCACGCATCTCCGGGTTCGACCGTTCGGCGGCGAGGACACCTGGCGCTACATCCACCATCGGGTCACAGCCGCCGGGGGCAACGCGGCCGAGGCCTTCCCGGACGAGACCTGCATCGAGATCCATCGACTGACGCGCGGCGTGCCTCGCTCGATCAACACCCTTGCCAGCCACGCGCTCCAGGCCGCGGCCCGGGATTCGGAAAAGATCGTGACGGTGAAGCACGTGCAGGCTTCGGCAGCCGGCACGTGGCTACGCGGCGCGGCGGAGAGCCCGGCCAGGCCTGCGACGTCGGCCGCCACGCCCGCACCCGCGCCCACGGCCACGCCGCCGCCGGCGCCCAAGGCCCCCGCGGAGCGACCCCGCCCCAAACCCAGCGCGCCTCCGGTCGCCGGGGACAAGCCCGCCTCGCCCAGCCCGGTCGCCGCCGAGAAACCCGCCACCGAAATGCCGATCGCTCCTCCGGCCAAGGAATCCAAGCCCGCGACGAAGCCCGCGGCGAAACCATCGGCGAAGCCGGTGTCGAAAGCCGAGCCGGTCGCCAAGACGGCCGAGAAACCACCCCAGTCCGAGAAGCCGGCTCCCCCGCCGCCGGCCGAACCCGAGCCGCAGGCCGAGTCCCTTCCGCCACGGTCGTCGGGCGAGCCCGAGGTGCGGGACTGGATCTCGCGGTTCGTCGATCCCGACAATCCGATCCAGATCGGCGTTCGTGCCGGGGCCGACACGGCGGTCTTCCTCCAGGACGAGCGCGATCCCGAAGCGGAGTTCGACGTGGCCGCCGAGAACCTGGCCATGGCATCGAGCACGGGACCGAAAGCGCCGCGGAAGGCCGGAGCACCGCCCCCGAAGGGAGGACGCGGGCGGCGCGACACCACGTGGATCACCGCCACGGCCGGCGGCGTGGTCGTGCTCGCGGCCCTGGTCGTGTTCGTGCCGCGCATGAAGTCCACCGGCGGAGCGCCGGCGGACTCGGCAGCCGTGGTCGCCATGCCGTCGCAGGAGCCGACGCCGGAACCGAAGGAACGGCCATCCCGCCGGCGTGACAAGACACGCACGGCAGCTCAGATCCGAGTGTCCGCCGATACGGCCGCGGCCTCGCGCCCGCGCTGGCAGGGCATCGAGGTCGCGACCTATCTCGATCCTTACCGCGCGAGCGCGGAGAGCTCACGCCTCTCGGAGCTCACCGGTCTTTCGACCCGCGTCATGGAGGCCAGCGACCCCGACGGCGATGCCTACCGGGTGGTGCTCGGCTCCTTCAGCAGCCGCAAGAAGGCCGAGCGCGCGGCCGACGACCTGATTCGTCGCGGACTGATCGACCAGGCCCGCGTCGTGCCGCTCCATCTGAAGCCGTCGGCCCAGTAA